AAGCACGTAGATCAGTTCGCGCGATGTGAAAAGCGGGCCTTGCAAGTAAAGACCGAATTCCATTTCAATCCATGGGCGCAGAATCAGCGCCAAAGCCCACGACAAGAAAATGCCAAGAAGGATGCCCGCTCCGGTCAAGACCGCAGACTCAAAAACCAAGAGTCCCACGATTTGCCCGGACTTCGCGCCAACAGCGCGCAGAATCGCCATCTCACGGCGGCGCTCGTTCAATGTTGTTGTTAAAGCGATCAGCATCGCCATAAATCCAACGACAACAACCATCCAAGAAATAATACGCAGAACGTTTTCAACATAAGAAAGGTTTTGCCACAACTCACTTAAGGTCACACCGGGAATGATCGCAAGAAGCGGTTCCTCTTTGTAGGTGTTGATGTCTCTTTGCAGTTTCAAAGTTTCAATACGCGACTTCGTGCCGATAAAGAACGAAGTGATCGTGTGAATCTGTAAACTGTCTTTGTTAATCTTATCGAAAGGAATGGCTTTATCCGCTGTAGGTGCCGCCCCTTCCTGCCAATCGATGTGCAAGGCTTCCATTCCTTCTAAAGAAAGATAAAGAGCACGGTCCAATGGCGTCCCCGTCGGCTTCATGATCCCGGAGACGACAAATGGTTTGTCATCATGTTGTTGCACACCCTCACCCCGAGTCACGCCGTGAGAAACAACAATGCGATCTCCCAAACGATAATTCAAGGTGCGTGCAACATCGGCGCCGATCACAACATCCCAAAGACGTTGAAACTCGACACCTTGTGCAAGCTCGACTTTACGGTCGCCACGGAAATGATAGTGCTTAAAGAAATCATTATTCGTACCCACCACGCGAAACCCGCGGTGACCATCCCCCAAAGAATACGGAATCGTCCAGGCAATGGCCGGATGTTTTTTAATGTCCTGATAGCTCTCATAGGAAACATTGTGAGTCGCATTTCCCATATTGAAAACTGTATAAAGAATCAGTTGCAATGGACCACTGCGCGCACCAACAATCAAATCCGTTTTGCTGATTGTTTGCGTGAAGCCTTCTTCCGCAGCTCGTTTGGCTCTTTCCACCGAGAACAATAAAGCCACGCTCAGAGCAATAGAAATAACCGTCAATGCCGTGGCAAAAGCGCGATTCTTCAAAGACTTCAGGGCCAATTTTAAGAAGATCATCACACAACCTTGTTAATAGAGTTCAACGAGATGGAACGAGTGAAAAGTTTTTCAATGCTGCGATCATGTGAGACGAAGATAACGGTCGTCCCGTAGAGCTCCGCCAATTCAAACAGAAGTTTCAAAAATTTTTCGCGGTGATCAGCGTCTAACGCTGAGGTCGGTTCATCCGCCAAAAGCAGATCCGGTTTTCCCAACAACGCACGAGCCACAGCGACACGCTGTTGCTGCCCGACGCTCAGTTCAGTCACTTTTTTATCGAGAAGCTCGGCAATACCAAGATTCCCGCACAGGGCGCGCACCACCATCTCGGTATCTACCGTCGTACCCAAACGCGCTTTGCGTGCAGGACTTAAATACAACGGCAATTCGATGTTTTCACGCACGGACAGATAAGGAATCAAATTAAAGCTTTGAAACACATAGCCCATGTGTTCCGCCCGGAACGCATCACGCTCCGGAGCACTCATTGTCATCAAATCACGACCTAAAATTTTCAAACTGCCTTTGCTCGGTTGAAGAACACCGGAAAGGAGTTCAAGAAGCGTCGTTTTACCGGCACCACTTGGCCCAAAGAGGAACAACTCCTCGCCCTTTTTCACCGAAAACTCGGAAATCTCAAGAGTGGGAGTCGTTTGATTAGGATAAGTGAACTGCAGATCGCGAATCTCGACAAGAGGACTATTTGAGTTCAAGACTGTCTCCGTTCTTCAGTACTTGCACTGATTTTTGAACGCCGTCAGCAATGACATCGACTTGAACTTTTTTAAGATGCGGAAACACTTTTTGGATATTGAAAGTCATCGTGCTGCCCGCAGGCGCCTGTTCACAACTGATATTGAACTCCGCTTCGATATCAGCATGTTTCGTTTCTTGATTCACTTCGAAGATTTCTTTTTTGATTTCGCACTTCAACGAAGGATCAAAAGAAACCATCTCGGAAATTTTCTCTTCCAGCTTCAATAAAGCCGCATCCTTTTTTTGTTTGTCTTTTTTTGAAGTGGCTTGATGCTCAAATCCCATGATGGAATTCGCCGGCGCATGCAATTCGATTTTTCCTTTTTTACCATCGATACCGATGCTCATGTGACCTTCACCATGAACATGGGCTCCGTGCTCGCGTGCCGCCAGGGCCATCATCGAAAAGAGAAGAACTTTTAACATAAGTACCTCCTTGAAAATTTATTTGTACGGCTCCACGACTTCACCAACGAGCTCAAACGAAGCATCACCGTACATCGACTTTTTAGTGACTAAATTTAAAGTGCCATGCACCCAGATCGGTCCCACCGCGACTTCCGTCCCCTTGCGCATCTTCACATACACCATTTGATTCGGCGGCGGAGGAGGAACGTGAATGCAAGCCTGCGGGCTCGGCACTAGGAGGAACTCAACTACATCGCGTTGATTATCCTCCAACGGGACCATAAAGCCGGGAATTTTCACTGCCTGGCCATTGAGAGCTTTTAATTCGGAAGAAGAACTGCCGGTAATGTAGTCCATTTCGCCAAGAAGACGCCAATCGACCTCTACACCATTCAGGGAAGCCGCGCCACGGGACCCCACGACTTGATAGATCACCGCACCCGCGATGGCCGCCATAATAAAAACACCTGCAAGGACCCACTTCTTCATATCCATAAATCTATTAAAGATCGGCCCCCTCTTAATTGCAATAGCTTTGCGCACTGCCCGGCGCTCTGATATAAAGGAAATTCCTGATAAGAGTGAGGCCGAAATATGAGCAATAAAATCCAGAGAGTGCGCGGCACCCGTGATCTTCTTCCCGAGGACAGCATTGTCTTCCGTTTTGTCGAAGAATCTGCCTACGAAAAGGCTCTTTTGTACGGTTACGGCGAGATTGAAACTCCTATTTTCGAATTTTCTGACGTTTTTCATCGCACTTTGGGCGAAACTTCCGACGTTGTGAATAAAGAGACTTATGATTTTACAGATCGCGGCGGAGAAAAACTCACATTGAGACCCGAAGGGACTGCGGGAGTTGCACGCGCTTTTATCTCTGAAGGCATGATGCAGAACCTGCCATTGAAGTTTTATTATTCCGGTCCCATGTTTCGTTATGAGCGACCACAAAAAGGTCGATATCGTCAATTTTACCAATTGGGCGCAGAGTGTTTAGGTTATGACTCTCCTCTTGCGGACGTCGAATGCATCGCACTTGCGTGGGATCTCCTACAAAAGATCGGTATTTCCGCAGAGTGTACGTTGGAAATCAACACTTTGGGAGACAGCGAAAGCCGCGCCGCTTATCGCGACGCTCTTGTTCAATATTTTACCACTCACCAAGAGCAGCTTTCTGCGGATAGCAAAATGCGCTTGGAAAAAAATCCGCTGCGCATTTTGGATTCCAAAGACGAAGGCGACAAAAAATTAAACGAAAACGCGCCGAAGCTTGAACAATACTTGAATGAAACGTCACAGACTTTCTTCAAGAAAGTTTTAGCTGGCATCGAGAGTTTGGGAATTCCTTATAAAGTAAATTCTCATCTCGTGCGCGGCTTAGATTATTACTGTCACACCGTTTTTGAGTTCACGACATCGAAACTCGGCGCACAAGGCACTGTTCTTGCCGGCGGTCGCTACGATGGTTTGATTGAAACAATGGGCGGCCCGAAAACTCCCGGAGTCGGCTGGGCTGCGGGCATCGACCGTCTTGCCGATTTGACTCCGAAAGAACTCGCGAACAAAAAAGAAGTTTTGATCGCGGTGATTGGCGCTGACGATCAGGGCGAAGACGAAAGTGTGAAAGTGGCCCACGAAATTCGCGCCCGCGGCTTAAAGGCAGAAAATTTCTTGTCAGGAAAAATGGGCAAGAAAATGCAAAAAGCCAATAAAGTCGGCGCGCACTACGCTCTTATTTTGGGCGGCAACGAAGTCGCAAACAAAACTGTGACGGTGAAGAACTTCTCTTCTGGAGAGCAGTTCGAGATCAGCCGCGAAAATCTGAAGACCTTCGATTTCAAAATTTAAAAAATCAAAAGGGCTCGGTGACGGGCCCTTTGTTTTTTCAGCGTTTAACACTTGGCCAAAGTCTAAAACATTAAACTTCTCGCCGTTTTTGCAGATCTGTTTTGTCAAAAAAATATGTCGATCTTTCAAACGCAAAAGCGCTATTGTCTCCTCGCATTCGGATTTGTTGCCAGAATTCATCTAGGGAACTTTGCAGTTTGTCTTCTAATATATTTAAAAAAATTAGGAGAATCTTGAATGAAGAATTATTTAAAACCTGTCGGAGTCGCGATTTCTCTGACACTAAGTCTGTACGTTTCTCCTTCCATCGCGCAAGTTACCTTCGAACGTCCAGGTCTTAAAGAGATGACGAAGGAAGAAAATCAAAAACTGCACAAAAGAAAAATCAAAAAGGTTCGTCCCAATCGTTTGGGTGTTGAGCGTGTGAACAAAGAACGTCGCGCGCGCGGCGAAGCTCCGATCGCGGAGAATCCTTCTTTGCCTGAATTAGAAGTGGAAGAAACCAATGGAGCTACATCTTCCGGAGACATGGCGCAAGCTACTTTAGGCTCAGCTCCTGCGCAAGTGGACAACTCCAATCTTCCCGCCTTTCCTGCGATTGCCAATCAAGGCTCGATCGGCTCTTGCGTCGGTTTCGCGTCGACTTACTATATGATGAGCCACGAAGTGTGTCTGACATTGGGCTGTGACAACAAGACACAAAGAGCCCGCGTTTACTCTCCGAAGTGGACTTACAATATGATCAACGGTGGCGTCGACAACGGTTCGGCTTTCTCTGACGCTTTTGCCGTACAGGAAAAACATGGCGCCGCTTTGATGACGGACTTTCCCTACGATGCCGATGTGCGCGGATGGGATATGAATTCAGAGCACTGGAAGCGCGCGATCAATTCGCGTTTGAAACCTAATACCTATATGGTCATCAACACCGACGCGGGAATGGCGAACGTAAAGCAGTTCCTTGCCAACGGTCACGTGGTTGTTGTCGGAACTTATATTAACAGCTGGGTCTTCCGTAGCGTTCAAGCGAATCCGCTTGTGGGTTCAAATCCATTCGTGGGTCAATACATTGCCACTCACTTGAATGGAAAAATCGCAGGACATGCGATGACGATTGTCGGTTATGACGACAACATTTGGGTCGACATCAACAACAACGGAGCCGTCGAAAGCCAAGAGCTGGGTGCGTTTAAATTCGCAAACTCTTTTGGCACAGGCTGGGGAAATCAAGGCTATGCGTGGGCTTCTTATGATGCTTTCCGTGCGACGTCGACAGTTCCTAACTTTGCTCCAACAGGTCGTGTCCAACTGACTCAAAGCGGTTATTCATTCAATCAAATTTACACGCCTTATACGCCGAAACTTTTGGCACAAGTGAATATGTCACATGCTCTGCGCTCGCAAATGGCGTTGACGTTCGGTTCTTCCGCGAACACGGCAAGCACTCCTTCACTAACGTGGACTCCGTTTGCTTTCGTGAACCGTGGTGGCGGATATGCGTTTGATGGAACTACGGTTGAAAAAGCGGGCTCCTTCTACTTCGATATTTCTTCTTTGGCTGCTTCGGATATCAACACGCAGAAGTTTTATCTGACGTTGAAAGATTCCACTGCGGGATCTGCATTGACGACGTCCGCATTTAATATCGTGAATCCAAGCGTAGGAAACACCCTGCTTTCCGCTCCTGGAGTTCCGGTCGCGGTCGATGCGACATCCCGAATTCTCGTGGCGGGTACAACACCCGCGCCAACGCCGACACCCACACCAACTCCGGTGCCGTCCGTTGATACAACAGCGCCAAGTGTGCCGCAGAACTTCTCTGCCAACTTGCGCACGATTCGCGGTGGTAAAGCTGCGCGCGTAAATCTGGCGTGGAGCGCTTCCAGCGATAACGTCGGTGTTCATAAATACTACATCTATCGCAACGGTGTGAAGTATGCGGAAACAACGTACTTGAACTACACAGACAACAACATTGCCCGAGGAGTGACATACACTTACCAAGTAGCTGCTGTCGATGCCGCAGGAAACATCTCAGCGAAATCGGTATCGATCTCGCGAGTCTGGTAAAAAAAACTTCTCAACAAAGAAAAGAGGAGAGCATGGCCAAGGAAAAAGATTTCTTCTTAGGTAAAAAGAGCCTCTCCTCTTTTCCCACTCACGGCGATCATTTCGTGCATCTTCGCAACAGCGAGTTGGAAGAAAAAACGAACCGCCTGGGTGACAAGCTTGCGGATCTTCAGGAAGTTATTTTTGCCGAACGCAAGCATAAGATACTCATCGTCTTACAAGGCCTTGATACCTCTGGAAAGGATGGAACCGTAAAACATGTTTTCGGTACGACGAATCCCCAGGGGGTCAAGGTCGTCTCATTCAAAACGCCGACGGATCTTGAAATGTCTTACGACTATCTTTGGCGAATCCACCAAAATGTTCCCGCGAAAGGCGAACTGGTGATTTTCAATCGCAGTCACTATGAAGACTATGTTGTGCCAAGAGTTCACAAAACATTACCTTCAGACATGACCAAACAACGCCTCAAAGACATTCGCGGCTTTGAACGCATGCTCATAGACGAGGGAACCGTCCTGCTAAAATTCTTCCTGCACATCAGTTTGAATGAACAAGCGCATCGTTTACAACAGCGCCTCGACAACCCTAATAAACACTGGAAATTTTCTTTAAGCGATCTCACCGAACGCAGATACTGGGACAAGTATCACGACGCCTACGAAGAAGCGATCACCGCCACCCACACCGAAGAATGCCCGTGGTTCATCATCCCTGCCGATAACAAGCGCCTGCGCAACTACATCATCTCCAAAATCCTGGTCAAACGCCTCGAATCCCTCAACCCCAAACTCCCCGAATTCGACCCAAAACTCATCAAACAACTAAAATCCGAAGCCAACCGAGTCCTCGGCACCGCCAACAAATAGAAATATCAAGACACCTTTAAACAAAGAAAAGCCTGCAAAGCACAGCATCTATCAGTTGAGTTAAAGTCTTCTCTGATGCGAAAGCATTTCATCAATTGAATTGAAATTTTCTTTAACGCAATTTTGGAGTTCAGAAGCGGCTTTGATGACCGAGTGAGACCTTCGCGGGGCCTGGATGGCCCCCTGCCTAAGGCAGGAGCGACAAGGGCAGGAGGCCCGGGTCGAACGAAGCGTCAGCAAAGACGCTTCTGAACTCCAAAACCTCGCGCTTACAAGAAACTACTTGCGATTCAACTTGATGGAATGCCCTCTGCCCCATCCAGGAATATTCAAAGAACTAGCACGAGTCCAAACGAACATCATGATCAAGCCGACAACAAACATGGCCACCGACAACCACTGCCCGCGAGTCAAACCCAGCCATTGGAAACCAATGTGCGCATCAGGCATACGGAAGTGTTCATCAACAACGCGAACCACGGCGTAGATCAAAATAAAACAAGCAGCGATAAAGCCCGGCTTACGCGGTTTTCTCCACAAGAAGAAAAGCACAAGGAAAACAAGCAAGCCTTCACCGACAGCAGCAAACAACTGCGACGGATAACGAGGCGTCAACAACGGAGCTATAGCTTCTTTCACCGCCGTGTTGCCCTCTTGGATCGACTCGACAACTTTATTCATCACAGAATAAACCTGATCGCGGGCAGCAACATCGAAGCGGAATTTATCGACCAGCTCCAACCATTGTTCGCGTGTTACACCCACTTTTTCAACGACAGGAGAAAGCTCTGCCACTTTCGCCATATCTTGCCCCGGCCATGCGAAAATATCTTGCGGGAACTTCACAGCCAAAGGGTAAGAAGGATCGCAAGGACGACCAACAAGTTCGCCATTGATAAAGTTGGCGATACGACCAAAGAACACACCGACAGGACCGGAAACGGCGACAAGGTCAAAAAGATAAAGAGCGTTCACAGAGTATTTACGCGCGTAAAGCAAACACGCCACAACGATACCGATCATGCCTCCGTGGCTCGCCATCCCGCCTTCGTTGACAGCAAGCACTCCCCAAAAGGGAAAGGACGATTTGAATTTCCAGAGAAGATCTGGAGCATAGAACAAAACGTATCCCAAACGACCGCCCACCAAAGTGCCAATCGCCGCGTACGTGATAAAGTCACCGACCATGTTGGGTGCAAGCCCTGCTCTTTGTCTTTGCGCCAACCACTTGATCAACAAGTAAGCGCAGATGAAACCCATCATATAAGAGAGTCCGTACCAACGAATTCCAAAATCACCGGAAATTCTTAATGCAAAGGGATCAAAATCATGAACCACAACGTATCCTTTTCTGAGACGTTAACGTCGTATCAATATGGGATTTCTTAGACCTTCCCACATAAAAGCGAGAAAATAGGGACATGTCTAGGTTTTCATCTTTGCTTCTACTGTGCATTATCACGTTTTCAGCCATGGCCGAGGCTCAGAGCGGCCGCCGCTGGGGCAGCGGTATCGACTTCACTCAGAGAGCTGCCAATCGCGAAAAAGGTCGCTGGTCTCTGACGGAATGGCTGGAGATGAAAAATCGCAATCGCATGATGGATATGTGGCTGTCGATGAACTCACCTTCGCCGTTTGAATTCATGCTCGGCGGTTCTTACAATTCACTCAAAACGGAAGTGCAAGGCACGACTCCGAGTGAAACTTCTTTTACGTCCTATGCAGGACAGCTGTCTGCTTACGCGCAGTTTGTGGGCCTGACAGGAGAATATGAAAACAACACCGAAGAACATTTCACAGATACGACGGGAATGCTGAACATCAGGCTTTTAGGAAACTCGATTCAGAACACAAGTTTTACGATTCATTATGGACTGCGCACGCGCGAATACGCGGATAGCGCTCAGGGCCGCTTGTCACAACA
This region of Bdellovibrio sp. 22V genomic DNA includes:
- a CDS encoding FtsX-like permease family protein, which translates into the protein MIFLKLALKSLKNRAFATALTVISIALSVALLFSVERAKRAAEEGFTQTISKTDLIVGARSGPLQLILYTVFNMGNATHNVSYESYQDIKKHPAIAWTIPYSLGDGHRGFRVVGTNNDFFKHYHFRGDRKVELAQGVEFQRLWDVVIGADVARTLNYRLGDRIVVSHGVTRGEGVQQHDDKPFVVSGIMKPTGTPLDRALYLSLEGMEALHIDWQEGAAPTADKAIPFDKINKDSLQIHTITSFFIGTKSRIETLKLQRDINTYKEEPLLAIIPGVTLSELWQNLSYVENVLRIISWMVVVVGFMAMLIALTTTLNERRREMAILRAVGAKSGQIVGLLVFESAVLTGAGILLGIFLSWALALILRPWIEMEFGLYLQGPLFTSRELIYVLVTFVGGTIIGLIPALRAQKLALKDGLSVRL
- a CDS encoding ABC transporter ATP-binding protein, producing the protein MNSNSPLVEIRDLQFTYPNQTTPTLEISEFSVKKGEELFLFGPSGAGKTTLLELLSGVLQPSKGSLKILGRDLMTMSAPERDAFRAEHMGYVFQSFNLIPYLSVRENIELPLYLSPARKARLGTTVDTEMVVRALCGNLGIAELLDKKVTELSVGQQQRVAVARALLGKPDLLLADEPTSALDADHREKFLKLLFELAELYGTTVIFVSHDRSIEKLFTRSISLNSINKVV
- a CDS encoding DUF2796 domain-containing protein, giving the protein MLKVLLFSMMALAAREHGAHVHGEGHMSIGIDGKKGKIELHAPANSIMGFEHQATSKKDKQKKDAALLKLEEKISEMVSFDPSLKCEIKKEIFEVNQETKHADIEAEFNISCEQAPAGSTMTFNIQKVFPHLKKVQVDVIADGVQKSVQVLKNGDSLELK
- a CDS encoding DUF3299 domain-containing protein gives rise to the protein MDMKKWVLAGVFIMAAIAGAVIYQVVGSRGAASLNGVEVDWRLLGEMDYITGSSSSELKALNGQAVKIPGFMVPLEDNQRDVVEFLLVPSPQACIHVPPPPPNQMVYVKMRKGTEVAVGPIWVHGTLNLVTKKSMYGDASFELVGEVVEPYK
- the hisS gene encoding histidine--tRNA ligase — translated: MSNKIQRVRGTRDLLPEDSIVFRFVEESAYEKALLYGYGEIETPIFEFSDVFHRTLGETSDVVNKETYDFTDRGGEKLTLRPEGTAGVARAFISEGMMQNLPLKFYYSGPMFRYERPQKGRYRQFYQLGAECLGYDSPLADVECIALAWDLLQKIGISAECTLEINTLGDSESRAAYRDALVQYFTTHQEQLSADSKMRLEKNPLRILDSKDEGDKKLNENAPKLEQYLNETSQTFFKKVLAGIESLGIPYKVNSHLVRGLDYYCHTVFEFTTSKLGAQGTVLAGGRYDGLIETMGGPKTPGVGWAAGIDRLADLTPKELANKKEVLIAVIGADDQGEDESVKVAHEIRARGLKAENFLSGKMGKKMQKANKVGAHYALILGGNEVANKTVTVKNFSSGEQFEISRENLKTFDFKI
- a CDS encoding C1 family peptidase, whose protein sequence is MKNYLKPVGVAISLTLSLYVSPSIAQVTFERPGLKEMTKEENQKLHKRKIKKVRPNRLGVERVNKERRARGEAPIAENPSLPELEVEETNGATSSGDMAQATLGSAPAQVDNSNLPAFPAIANQGSIGSCVGFASTYYMMSHEVCLTLGCDNKTQRARVYSPKWTYNMINGGVDNGSAFSDAFAVQEKHGAALMTDFPYDADVRGWDMNSEHWKRAINSRLKPNTYMVINTDAGMANVKQFLANGHVVVVGTYINSWVFRSVQANPLVGSNPFVGQYIATHLNGKIAGHAMTIVGYDDNIWVDINNNGAVESQELGAFKFANSFGTGWGNQGYAWASYDAFRATSTVPNFAPTGRVQLTQSGYSFNQIYTPYTPKLLAQVNMSHALRSQMALTFGSSANTASTPSLTWTPFAFVNRGGGYAFDGTTVEKAGSFYFDISSLAASDINTQKFYLTLKDSTAGSALTTSAFNIVNPSVGNTLLSAPGVPVAVDATSRILVAGTTPAPTPTPTPTPVPSVDTTAPSVPQNFSANLRTIRGGKAARVNLAWSASSDNVGVHKYYIYRNGVKYAETTYLNYTDNNIARGVTYTYQVAAVDAAGNISAKSVSISRVW
- a CDS encoding PPK2 family polyphosphate kinase, which encodes MAKEKDFFLGKKSLSSFPTHGDHFVHLRNSELEEKTNRLGDKLADLQEVIFAERKHKILIVLQGLDTSGKDGTVKHVFGTTNPQGVKVVSFKTPTDLEMSYDYLWRIHQNVPAKGELVIFNRSHYEDYVVPRVHKTLPSDMTKQRLKDIRGFERMLIDEGTVLLKFFLHISLNEQAHRLQQRLDNPNKHWKFSLSDLTERRYWDKYHDAYEEAITATHTEECPWFIIPADNKRLRNYIISKILVKRLESLNPKLPEFDPKLIKQLKSEANRVLGTANK
- the lgt gene encoding prolipoprotein diacylglyceryl transferase, with protein sequence MVHDFDPFALRISGDFGIRWYGLSYMMGFICAYLLIKWLAQRQRAGLAPNMVGDFITYAAIGTLVGGRLGYVLFYAPDLLWKFKSSFPFWGVLAVNEGGMASHGGMIGIVVACLLYARKYSVNALYLFDLVAVSGPVGVFFGRIANFINGELVGRPCDPSYPLAVKFPQDIFAWPGQDMAKVAELSPVVEKVGVTREQWLELVDKFRFDVAARDQVYSVMNKVVESIQEGNTAVKEAIAPLLTPRYPSQLFAAVGEGLLVFLVLFFLWRKPRKPGFIAACFILIYAVVRVVDEHFRMPDAHIGFQWLGLTRGQWLSVAMFVVGLIMMFVWTRASSLNIPGWGRGHSIKLNRK